A window from Chrysemys picta bellii isolate R12L10 chromosome 20, ASM1138683v2, whole genome shotgun sequence encodes these proteins:
- the LOC101947406 gene encoding sialic acid-binding Ig-like lectin 13 has translation MWVPGASQMRPSTKLCIEIILALLCQGRLCQAPVYQLQVPSRVTAQQGLCVLLPCNFKANFNSSGVAYKYWFLMDDDRDTSLAVATTDPGRALREPGGRIRLVGDAPDDCSLLISDVRARDRARYYFRFVKGDFKYSYHETQPLVDVTELMQQPVLRVPEVLLSGQLVNVTCQAPGTCSGTPPQITWSGGFDYTARNVWVALANGSVSYSSVLSFTPAPGDDGKELVCTVTYPAVVGVCTRRAVRLQVHSGFSWTLVVASAAGGSLVLVVAGAAVAWKVMKGRQGSRGPARAGRCQGTGDRQVCNSDQQPASMAPSHRQDVTGEGGALEKKGRGGKGGGGGGRCYRERGDWEQFTEENIYANI, from the exons ATGTGGGTGCCAGGAGCCAGCCAGATGCGCCCTTCCACCAAGCTCTGCATTGAAATCATCCTCGCACTGCTCTGCCAGG GTCGGCTCTGCCAGGCGCCCGTCTATCAGCTCCAGGTCCCGTCCCGCGTCACGGCCCAGCAGGGTCTCTGCGTCCTGCTCCCCTGTAATTTCAAAGCCAACTTCAACTCCTCCGGGGTCGCCTACAAATACTGGTTCCTCATGGACGACGACAGGGACACCAGCCTGGCCGTGGCCACCACAGATCCCGGCAGGGCcctgagggagcctgggggcCGGATCAGGCTGGTGGGGGACGCCCCGGACGACTGCTCCCTGCTCATCAGCGATGTGAGAGCCAGAGACAGGGCCCGCTACTACTTCCGCTTTGTGAAGGGAGACTTTAAATACAGCTACCATGAGACCCAGCCGCTGGTGGACGTGACAG AGCTGATGCAGCAGCCAGTGCTGAGGGTCCCCGAGGTGCTGCTCTCCGGACAGCTGGTGAATGTGACCTGCCAGGCTCCAGGGACCTGCTctgggacccctccccaaatcaccTGGTCAGGGGGGTTTGACTACACAGCCAGGAACGTCTGGGTCGCCCTGGCGAACGGCAGCGTCTCCTATAGCTCCGTGCTCAGCTTCACGCCAGCCCCGGGGGATGACGGCAAAGAGCTCGTCTGCACCGTCACGTACCCCGCCGTAGTTGGGGTCTGCACCCGCAGAGCCGTCCGGCTCCAGGTCCACT CGGGCTTCTCCTGGACACTCGTGGTGGCCTCGGCGGCTGGTGGGAGCCTCGTGCTGGTTGTTGCCGGGGCTGCAGTGGCCTGGAAAGTCATGAAGGGAAG GCAGGGCAGCAGGGGCCCCGCCAGGGCCGGACGGTGCCAAGGGACCGGAGACAGGCAGGTCTGTAACTCCGATCAGCAGCCAGCGTCTATGGCGCCCTCCCACAGACAG GACGTCACCGGGGAAGGGGGAGCCCTTGAGaagaaagggagaggaggaaaaggaggaggaggaggaggaagatgctaCAGGGAGAGAGGTGACTGGGAACAATTCACAGAGGAAAACATCTACGCCAACATCTAA